The DNA segment CAATCCCCGCTCCATTTCCGCAAAACTGTGTACTACACTTGGTAACTCTAACTCATCTACCGTCAAAATTTTGACCGGAATGAGACGAAAAACAGCGGAAATCCCCTCCATTTGGAAAAAGATATTGATACGAAAACGGGTATGTTCATCGAACGGATAAACAAGGTCAAGCTCTTTTTTCTCGACCAACTCAGGGAAACGGGTACGAAGCAGTTCTTTAGCAAATGTCAGTGCATCCTCTTTCGAAAAAATCTCTCCAGAAAGAGGAATAATCTCTCCGTTAATACGGGCACGTACTACGGCATTGGCTTTAATATGCAAGTCACTACCACCTGCATCGACCATACGACGCAAATAGCCACGGATTTTTTTCAAAACCTCAAAATTCAGTTCCCCTAAATCAGGTTGATGGACACTTTGCCGAATATTTTCATTCATGTTTTACTCCAATTCACTCAAGATTTCACTAAAGGCAATTTTAAACGCTTCAAGCCCTTCGACAATCTGCTGTTCAATAATCGTTTCCATTACAATGCCCGCCTCTTTAACACGATGCTGATGTTCACGAATAACTTCCATTGATAGAGGGAGTTTCACCGTTCTGTCTCCGCCTTGAACATAAGCGTCAATCGTAGCAATAGGGGCGGTATTCACACTGTTCGGCGCTAAAAGTTCATCGATATAGTAGGAAGCTCTAAACTCATCCCCTTTTACTCCTGTACTGGCGAACAATACACGGCATCTAGGAACCTTCATAGCTTCTACACGGTTGTAAATTTCTGCCGCATTAAAAATACCCATCAACCCGGTACGAACTCCGGCAGCCCGAAGCGTTTCATCAATGGCACGATCAATGCGGCTGACAAAAACACTAATGACCGTATCGACACTTGCTTTCTGAGATGCTCTCTCAAATGCGGCTGCGCATTTCAGTGCTTGTTCAACAGAGAAAATCAATGTTGCATTAACAGCGATTCCTTTCGATGCCAAGGCTTCCATAGCCAAATATCCGGCCTCTGTAGCAGGTACTTTGATCATCACATTCGGACGGTTGATACTCTGATGAAGACGTACTCCCTCTGCAATCGTCGCTCTCGCATCATCACACAAAAACGGGTCGACCTCGATACTGACGTATCCATCATCTCCGGCATCGTATAACGGGCGTAAAATATCGGCGGCTTTTTGGATATCATAAATAGCTAATGCTTCATATTTTTCTTTTGGTGAGATGGAACCAAGTGTCGAAAGTTGCTCTTTATACGCTGAAGATGTGAGAATCGCATTTTTGAATATTGCCGGGTTCGATGTGGCTCCGTTGATAATCCCTTTGGCGATTAATTCTTTAAAGCCTTCATCTAAATAGGTCCGTTCAATAAAATCAGCCCAAAGGGCAAAGCGGGCTTCCGCAAGGTACATAATAACTCCGTAACAAAAAGGTAAACTATTATGCCGAAAAATAATTAAAAATAGATGTTAACACCAAGTTTATATCGATCCTCACGATGATATTGATTGAAGACTTCATAGTTAAAAACAATTGCTCCCATCGTATTCCACTGCCAAAGATGAGACATCAGTATACGGCTTCGGTCCGCTCCATCGAGATACAAAATATGGCCTGCTTCAACACTGCTTTTCATCCGATATCCCCAATTCATCCCTGCACCGGCACTAAACCCGAGGCCTGCATCCGCATTAAAGCCGAGCCTTACCTCCGGTTCACTCAAAAGATAACCGAAGAACTGATCATTTCCTATTGCAGCCCCTGCTCCTACACGGGTTACAAAACTAAGCTGATCATCTCCATAGTCACGATCCCATCCGCTTTTCATCCGCCATGAAAACGGTCTGAAAAAATGACTGACCGGAGAGATAGAAGCTAACGAAAGAACCGTCAGTTTTTCCAGATTCACTTTATCTTTATCGATCCCGATCAATGTATCTAAAAATTCAATCTGCGCTCCCGCAAGGTGGCCCGTATCATCTTCAAAAAGATCATGAAAGGCCGGACGCCATCCGATAAGTACAGGAGACCGATGCTCGAACCACCCTTGTGCCACCTCTACCCGAGCGGAATGATGCGCCGTATCGGGATTGGATTTACTCTGTATCGGTAATTCATTACCCGTTCCCAACGCCGCACGCGCTACAAGAAGCTCGTGATACCGTGCGGAATACTCATCTTTGGTCATTTTCCCTTCGATATAGTTGTACTCCACAAGTTCAGCAGAAGCTTCAAGGATGAAACGGCGTTCTTGTTCACTCAGCTCGACCGCTTTTAAATCAGTGCCATGCATTGTGCCGATTGTGAGGAATCGAACCGCATCGATGCCCTGAGGGCTTAGTTGGCGCTCATATGCCAAAAGTTTTGTCCGTTTGGAAGGGCGGAAATGTTTTTCTCCGACCAAAGCTTCATCTTCAAATGCACGAACCGTTTCAGGAGGTATAACATAATAGAAAAAATGATCGCGCAGATGGACACTCGGTCTCGCAATTTCGGTCAACCAAAGCATATGATAAGAGCAATTTTCATCAAAAAAATAGTACCAGGAATTAATATGCTGCAATTCCCAGATATGACGGACCATGGCCATAACCTCATCATGGGTAAGATTTAGGTCATATTCCCATACATCTCGAGATTCACTATCGCGATATTCTTTAAGTTTTTCATAATAAGGAAGCATCGAATAAAATCCATGGTATCCTCCAAATAGTCCTTTATAGGCAAATAACAGCCCATTCGTATCATCTGTAAAAGCTGCATAATTGATCGCATATGACATTAGCTTCGAATCCATCGACGAATCAATCCGTAAAAACGTATGCCCGAACATCGATGCAGGAGAGTTAATATGGGCACTCGGAAAAACAAGCGTCACTTTCTGGGGATCCATCTTCGTAACAAGTGCATTATATTCGTTGCATTCACCCTCACCGAATGAGGTATTCAGCTCACTTTCCAACCATGCACGGCGAGCGGGAAATCGGCAAAAAACACTTCCGTCACTTTGATTCAAATCACGCGTAAAATGCTTGATTGTCTCATCTAATTCACTCGAAATATCCGTTTTACCGTTTGGAGCTAAAAAGAAAGCCGGATCATCGATTTCACTTTCATTATGAGGAGTGTGCATCAAAAGATGCCAATAACGGGTATCGGACAGATGTTTTGTATGAGCTTGCGCAATCAGTTCATCGGTCGTACTTGCGAAGAGCGATAAAGTCAGTGCGCATAATAAAAAAAGAAACGGCAAAAAAACCTCAGATTCAGTATTCCCGCAAAAGCGGAAATACACATTTAAAGATACCTATTATTACCCGGCAATGGTTGAAACGTTATCCAATACGGTTGCCATATCCGCTTTATCACTGCTATAAATCGCGTTGTAGTTTGCTTGAAGAGCCGATGCAAATGCCGCTTTGTCCTGAACATTCAAAAGCTCTGCCAAAGTCGAAACACTTTCACCGTGTCCGATAGCAATCTCACGAGAGAGTTGATCCATGTTGGATGCAACAAACTCAGCCGCACGTTCATTCAAGACTAATTTTGATTTTTTACATCCTGATGTTCCGGATGTAACGCCAAACGTTTGGTTACCAAGTGTTCCATTCGTTGTTGCCTGAAGTGCCAACATAACCGCGGAACTGTCATCATGGATAATTTGTGATCCAAGACCACACCCCGTTTGACTGTTAACTGTTGCAAAACCTGCCGTACTAAGTGCCGCGATTGCTGCGATGCTGATTAAAACTTTTTTCATATAGACCCCTTTTTCATAAGAATTAACGAAGAGTATAAGTAAAAAAACCTTAAACGTCTCTCACATTCCAACGATCGGCATCAATTTGTTCTGCCACTGTTTTAAGATGCTCCAAAAAAGTCTCTCTTGAGACTTCTTTTGCACCCAAACTTTTGAGATGATTCGTCGGAACCTGACAATCGATAAAAGAGTACCCCCAACTGCTCAAATGTTCAATCAGTACGGCAAAAGCGACTTTGGAAGCATCGGATACTTTGGCAAACATCGATTCACCGCAAAATACCCTTCCCACACTCACACCATACAATCCACCGACTAAATTACCGTTTTGATATGCTTCGACACTGTGTGCATACCCAAGTGCGTGAAGCGTTTCATAGGCTTCTATCATCTCAGGCAAAATCCAACTCCCCTTCTGCCCGCGTCGAGGCGCTGCACTGCATTCTCGTATGACCTGAGAAAAAGCCGAATCAAACCGGACTTCAAACTGTGGTATTTTTTTACGTAAAGAGCGGCTTATTTTAAATTCATCCAGCTCCAATATGAGTCTAGGATCGGGTGACCACCAGAGGATAGGGTCTCCCTTGCTGTACCAAGGGAATATGCCCAAACGGTACGCCATCATTAAGCGTGAAGGTGAGAGATCGCCGCCATAGGCTACGATTCCCTCTTTGGATGCATCTGCAGGATTAGGAAATGAGAGGTGATAGGTGAGTTTTGGAATCATTCAGCATATTCAAAAACAAGGTGATCCGTGTAATCGACAAAAACTTTTCCTCCGTGCACCAAACGACCGAAGAGCATCTCATCTACCAATGAATCTTTGATTTTCTCAGAGATAACGCGCCCTAGAGGACGAGCCCCCATCGCTTTGTCATAACCGATTTTAGCAATATACGCTTTTGCTGTATCACTAAGAGCCACACTCACTTTTTTAGGTTTAAGCTGTACATTGAGCTCGCGAATGAACTTATCAACAATCCCCTCTACAACATTCATCGGTAATGCCGCAAACTCAACGACTCCGTCGAGCCGATTACGAAACTCCGGAGTAAAGAATGATTTTAACGCTTCATGCCGCGAAATTGAACTGTCTGCATTGAATCCCATCACATTCCGCTCTGTAGCTCCGATATTTGAAGTCATCACCAATACGACATTCGAAAAATTGGCTTTAAATCCTGTGTTGTCGGTGAGTGTCGCACTGTCCATTACCTGTAAAAGAACATTGATCAAATCGGGATGCGCTTTTTCAATTTCATCAAGCAGTAACACCATATAAGGGTGTTTCCGAACCGTTTCGACCAGCAATCCCCCCTGCTCAAATCCTACATATCCCGGAGGTGCCCCGATAAGACGGCTAATAGCGTGTTTTTCCATGTATTCGGACATATCGAACCGCTCGAAATAAATTCCCAATGTCTGCGCCAATGATTTTGCTAATTCTGTTTTCCCTACACCCGTTGGACCGGAAAAGAGAAAGGATGCAATCGGCTTATGTTCAGCACTCAAACCGGCATAGGAACGTTTAATCGACTTGACCACTTGGGTAACGGCATGATCCTGTCCGATAACAAGTGCTTTCAAATCCGATTCCAGCGAAGAGAGTTTTTCGCGTACGTCCGTTCCCATTTTCGACGTAGGCACTCCCGTCATTTTCGAGATAATCGCTTCAATATCGTGCGGGGTAATCGTAATCCGTTTATGGGTTTTAAGATGAAACGATGCGCCTGCTTCATCAATCAAATCAATC comes from the Sulfuricurvum sp. genome and includes:
- a CDS encoding transaldolase; protein product: MYLAEARFALWADFIERTYLDEGFKELIAKGIINGATSNPAIFKNAILTSSAYKEQLSTLGSISPKEKYEALAIYDIQKAADILRPLYDAGDDGYVSIEVDPFLCDDARATIAEGVRLHQSINRPNVMIKVPATEAGYLAMEALASKGIAVNATLIFSVEQALKCAAAFERASQKASVDTVISVFVSRIDRAIDETLRAAGVRTGLMGIFNAAEIYNRVEAMKVPRCRVLFASTGVKGDEFRASYYIDELLAPNSVNTAPIATIDAYVQGGDRTVKLPLSMEVIREHQHRVKEAGIVMETIIEQQIVEGLEAFKIAFSEILSELE
- a CDS encoding DUF4105 domain-containing protein, translated to MPFLFLLCALTLSLFASTTDELIAQAHTKHLSDTRYWHLLMHTPHNESEIDDPAFFLAPNGKTDISSELDETIKHFTRDLNQSDGSVFCRFPARRAWLESELNTSFGEGECNEYNALVTKMDPQKVTLVFPSAHINSPASMFGHTFLRIDSSMDSKLMSYAINYAAFTDDTNGLLFAYKGLFGGYHGFYSMLPYYEKLKEYRDSESRDVWEYDLNLTHDEVMAMVRHIWELQHINSWYYFFDENCSYHMLWLTEIARPSVHLRDHFFYYVIPPETVRAFEDEALVGEKHFRPSKRTKLLAYERQLSPQGIDAVRFLTIGTMHGTDLKAVELSEQERRFILEASAELVEYNYIEGKMTKDEYSARYHELLVARAALGTGNELPIQSKSNPDTAHHSARVEVAQGWFEHRSPVLIGWRPAFHDLFEDDTGHLAGAQIEFLDTLIGIDKDKVNLEKLTVLSLASISPVSHFFRPFSWRMKSGWDRDYGDDQLSFVTRVGAGAAIGNDQFFGYLLSEPEVRLGFNADAGLGFSAGAGMNWGYRMKSSVEAGHILYLDGADRSRILMSHLWQWNTMGAIVFNYEVFNQYHREDRYKLGVNIYF
- a CDS encoding DUF3015 family protein, whose amino-acid sequence is MKKVLISIAAIAALSTAGFATVNSQTGCGLGSQIIHDDSSAVMLALQATTNGTLGNQTFGVTSGTSGCKKSKLVLNERAAEFVASNMDQLSREIAIGHGESVSTLAELLNVQDKAAFASALQANYNAIYSSDKADMATVLDNVSTIAG
- the aat gene encoding leucyl/phenylalanyl-tRNA--protein transferase, with the translated sequence MIPKLTYHLSFPNPADASKEGIVAYGGDLSPSRLMMAYRLGIFPWYSKGDPILWWSPDPRLILELDEFKISRSLRKKIPQFEVRFDSAFSQVIRECSAAPRRGQKGSWILPEMIEAYETLHALGYAHSVEAYQNGNLVGGLYGVSVGRVFCGESMFAKVSDASKVAFAVLIEHLSSWGYSFIDCQVPTNHLKSLGAKEVSRETFLEHLKTVAEQIDADRWNVRDV